A stretch of Plodia interpunctella isolate USDA-ARS_2022_Savannah chromosome 15, ilPloInte3.2, whole genome shotgun sequence DNA encodes these proteins:
- the LOC128676093 gene encoding uncharacterized protein LOC128676093, translating into MNKDEERIKKLLEDVSTPESSDDGSFSDTSEKTETDPFEDNDGEYGTDADYVPNSDSDDSEALDVDEAKSEKDPKDSKVQPRYVRASDNNRTDTVPSTSRYRATLFVPPSPSISDQNSPILPLRPTASTHISIESASGSPVIPLGSPITFHKPQDIVEPSGTMSVTTENSFSMGCLSLLESAFPSTSAQSSRAASPVIPLHEISGLASPEDPVDQNLEEQESEGNPDLQLSLNVEAETPEEEWTCTTELIPEFGFDNNTQGLRIDINENATPLDIFRRVFSQELLEYLVARTNAYGDFLSNSNKPHTRNSRNQAFRVVTVNEMEMFLALCVLQGQVKGPSRRSLFSFSDPLYFHPFFTYIMSGRRFEQILRCLSLSEANAKGEKKVSDFMKAICENFRQIYSPGVNLSIDESLILFNFVSWPITFSTIY; encoded by the coding sequence ATGAATAAAGACGAGGAGCGCATCAAAAAGTTATTGGAGGATGTGTCGACTCCAGAAAGTTCTGACGATGGCAGTTTTTCTGATACATCAGAAAAAACGGAAACAGATCCTTTTGAGGATAACGACGGGGAATATGGCACGGATGCAGACTATGTACCAAATAGTGATTCGGATGACTCAGAAGCCTTGGATGTAGATGAGGCTAAATCAGAGAAAGATCCTAAAGATTCTAAGGTTCAGCCCAGATATGTAAGGGCCAGTGATAATAATCGCACAGATACAGTACCATCTACTTCTAGATACAGAGCTACCTTATTTGTTCCACCCTCTCCTTCGATTTCTGACCAAAACAGTCCAATACTACCTTTACGCCCTACCGCGAGCACACACATATCCATAGAAAGTGCATCTGGAAGTCCTGTAATACCTCTTGGTAGTCCCATTACATTTCATAAACCTCAAGATATCGTCGAACCGTCAGGTACCATGAGTGTGACAAcggaaaatagtttttctatGGGATGTCTAAGCCTATTAGAATCAGCATTTCCATCAACTTCAGCACAAAGTTCCAGAGCTGCGTCCCCTGTAATTCCTCTTCACGAAATATCGGGCCTTGCAAGTCCGGAAGATCCTGTAGATCAAAATTTGGAAGAACAGGAATCTGAAGGAAATCCTGATCTTCAGTTATCTCTAAATGTAGAAGCAGAGACACCCGAAGAAGAATGGACTTGTACTACTGAACTAATTCCAGAGTTTGGATTTGATAATAACACTCAAGGATTGAGAAtagatattaatgaaaatgctACCccattagatatatttagacgGGTATTTTCTCAAGAATTACTCGAATATTTAGTAGCCAGGACAAATGCATATGGCGATTTTTTGTCTAATTCTAATAAACCCCATACCAGAAATAGCCGAAACCAAGCTTTTAGAGTTGTAACAGTAAATGAGATGGAGATGTTCTTGGCTTTGTGTGTGTTGCAAGGTCAAGTAAAAGGACCTAGTAGGAGATCATTGTTCTCATTCTCCGATCCCTTATATTTTCACccattttttacatacataatgtcAGGACGTCGGTTCGAACAAATATTACGATGTCTTAGTTTGTCTGAAGCTAATGCTAAAGGAGAAAAGAAAGTTTCTGATTTCATGAAGGCCATATGTGAGAATTTTCGGCAAATCTACAGTCCCGGTGTGAATCTATCAATTGATGAATcgctaattttgtttaattttgtttcgtgGCCGATTACATTTTCGACAATATATTAA